One window of the Stegostoma tigrinum isolate sSteTig4 chromosome 16, sSteTig4.hap1, whole genome shotgun sequence genome contains the following:
- the rad1 gene encoding cell cycle checkpoint protein RAD1, producing MPQPRPEAGAERFVLVASLENVRNLSNLLKAVNFRDQATVFASANGIRVTAEAAKSVQGNAFIQACIFQEFRIEEDSVMFVINLTVLLDCLTIFSASSLPGVTTALRMCYRGYGYPLTLFLEESGVVTVCKIQTQEPEETLDFDFCSTNVVNKIILQSESLREAFAELDMSSEVLQITMSPENPNFRLSTFGNAGSTHCDYPKDSDMIEAFHCNQTQCNRYKISLLKPSIKALALSCKVSLRTDNRGFLSLQYMIRNEDGQICFVEYYCCPDEEVGEFES from the exons ATGCCTCAGCCCAGGCCTGAGGCGGGAGCCGAACGGTTTGTTCTCGTCGCCAGTTTAGAAAATGTGCGGAATCTGTCAAATCTGCTTAAAGCCGTTAATTTCCGAGACCAGGCGACGGTGTTCGCCTCCGCTAACGGCATCAGGGTGACAGCTGAGGCCGCCAAGAGCGTCCAGGGGAACGCGTTCATCCAG GCATGTATATTTCAAGAATTTCGAATTGAGGAGGACTCTGTGATGTTTGTAATAAATCTAACAGTTCTCCTTGACTGTCTCACAATATTTAGTGCAAGTTCCCTGCCAG GAGTGACAACAGCCCTGAGGATGTGTTATCGTGGATACGGATATCCATTGACACTGTTTCTGGAGGAGAGTGGTGTGGTAACTGTCTGTAAGATTCAGACTCAGGAACCAGAGGAAACACTTGACTTTGACTTCTGTAGCACAAATGTTGTGAATAAAATAATTCTGCAATCAGAGAGCCTTCGGGAGGCTTTTGCCGAGCTTGATATGAGCAGTGAGGTGCTACAGATCACAATGTCTCCAGAAAATCCCAATTTCAG GTTATCTACTTTTGGGAATGCAGGAAGCACACACTGTGATTATCCGAAAGACTCTGATATGATTGAGGCATTCCATTGCAACCAGACTCAATGTAATAG GTATAAAATCTCATTATTGAAGCCATCTATTAAGGCCTTGGCTCTGTCCTGTAAAGTTTCGCTCCGTACAGATAACCGTGGATTTCTGTCCTTACAGTATATGATCCGGAATGAAGATGGACAGATCTGTTTCGTAGAATATTACTGTTGTCCTGATGAAGAAGTTGGGGAGTTTGAGTCATGA